One Fundulus heteroclitus isolate FHET01 chromosome 11, MU-UCD_Fhet_4.1, whole genome shotgun sequence DNA segment encodes these proteins:
- the LOC118564648 gene encoding histone acetyltransferase KAT6B-like, whose product MNQVPQRDSILRCIHLAPGFIEESLEKLEKEPKNSSYAIRVAEHKTSVQFGEATLALTQRGVSWVKRLRDIKNGAGERHHCILIRSALADSAKSALTPEERNKVSTFMCHDTKTADRFYVLNPSLQEAVRRRTLITDALSKVPSREKPSSSSAAHKRRAKKAGPAPKSTKAKGEWSTSEEEEEEEEEVENEEDEEEKEEEEEKEAAEEGAHALQMRSPSKAIIKPCSVRISPFKTYNLRLQRQRRASAKVRRVLEKMAKN is encoded by the exons ATGAATCAAGTGCCACAGCGGGACTCAATCCTACGCTGCATCCACCTGGCACCTGGATTCATTGAAGAGTCATTGG AGAAGCTGGAGAAGGAGCCAAAGAATAGCTCCTACGCTATACGG GTGGCTGAGCACAAGACCTCGGTGCAATTTGGAGAGGCTACCCTTGCACTCACGCAGAGGGGAGTCAGCTGGGTGAAGAGGCTGAGGGACATAAAGA ATGGGGCTGGGGAGCGCCATCATTGCATCTTGATCCGCAGTGCCCTAGCCGACAGT GCCAAGTCTGCCCTGACGCCCGAGGAGAGGAACAAAGTCAGCACTTTTATGTGTCATGACACTAAGACTGCTGACAGGTTTTATGTCCTGAACCCCAGCCTGCAGGAGGCCGTCAGAAGAAGAACTCTAATTACTGATGCACTCTCCAAAGTGCCCTCCAGAGAGAAgccatcctcctcctcagctgcccacaaaagaagagcaaaaaaGGCAGGTCCAGCACCCAAGAGTACGAAAGCCAAGGGGGAATGGTCCACCtcagaagaggaggaggaggaagaagaagaagtagagaatgaggaggatgaggaggagaaggaggaggaagaagagaaggAGGCAGCAGAGGAAGGGGCACACGCACTACAGATGAGGTCACCCAGCAAAGCAATAATTAAGCCCTGCTCTGTAAGAATTAGCCCGTTCAAGACTTATAATCTCCGGCTCCAGCGCCAACGCCGGGCAAGTGCCAAAGTAAGGCGTGTTCTGGAGAAAATGGCCAAGAATTAA